Sequence from the Spirochaetales bacterium genome:
CTATATTATGCGGTATGATTTCTTCCTCAACGAGCGGCTTCCACTTTATTTTTTCTTCTGCATAACCTAGTTTTACGGCCAGGCTTACCGATAATTTTTGCACGAGGGCTTCAACGGAGGATTTCTGCGTATCTTTCAGTATGATAAATCCGCCCGCCGTCATGTCATGACCGCCGACGTTGTTGACGTCCCCGACGATTTTCTTGATTATTTTCCCGGCCTGGGCGTTATGCCGGGTCGTACGAAGGGAGAGATAAAGGAGGTTTTTATGATATCCGGTGCATAAACACCAGCTGATATTCCTGTGGCGGATGATGAAATCCGCTATCTCGGCGACAAACTCGGCGGAGGGAATTTCACCCAGGTTGGAGAACGCGAGGTTTCGGTATACGCATGTGTTTTTGAGCGACCTGGCGAAAATATTGAAATAATAATTCGGAAGGGACGGGGTGGTAATCACCGACAATTTTTTGAGGCTGGATTTGGGGTACACATAAAGATAGGCATTGAGATCCGCCGGATTTACCTCCCGGCTAAGATTTTGCGTCTCCGAACTAAGGGCATAGGTGATCGCGGTGGCGATATCGGCGGGCATGGGCTGGTTGAGGAGTCTGAACCAGGAAACGAGTATCGTTGCCGTGGCGCCCAAAGCCGGGATGATGATGATAAGGTCCGCTTTTGTATCCTTTCGTCTGGGATGATGGTCTAAAACGATATGGCATTTTTTTGTCAATGGGAAATCATTGTTTCCAGCGCCCGGCTGGGTATCGATAAGGGCAATGAGATCGTATTTATCGTATTTTATTCTTTTGATTTGTTTCAGTTGTATATGAAGCCGGGAAACCATCACCTTGTTTTCGATCCTGCCGATTGTGCCGCCGTAAGCGATACTTGGCTTGACGGCGCTTATTTTTTGCGTCAGGTAGCTTAACGCAAAGGCAGATGCGATCGCGTCGGGATCGGGATTGTTATGAATAAC
This genomic interval carries:
- a CDS encoding DHH family phosphoesterase; this translates as MGETTELYAKEFERFNRLLTDKKELLIVIHNNPDPDAIASAFALSYLTQKISAVKPSIAYGGTIGRIENKVMVSRLHIQLKQIKRIKYDKYDLIALIDTQPGAGNNDFPLTKKCHIVLDHHPRRKDTKADLIIIIPALGATATILVSWFRLLNQPMPADIATAITYALSSETQNLSREVNPADLNAYLYVYPKSSLKKLSVITTPSLPNYYFNIFARSLKNTCVYRNLAFSNLGEIPSAEFVAEIADFIIRHRNISWCLCTGYHKNLLYLSLRTTRHNAQAGKIIKKIVGDVNNVGGHDMTAGGFIILKDTQKSSVEALVQKLSVSLAVKLGYAEEKIKWKPLVEEEIIPHNIAG